Genomic segment of Brachyhypopomus gauderio isolate BG-103 chromosome 10, BGAUD_0.2, whole genome shotgun sequence:
ACAGCAGGGAAATTTGCATGTAATCCCCAATTACATAATGTTTGATTCGAGTCTCTGAGAGTAACTCTCTGAGTTCCTTCATTAACTTCACCACAGAGTCCAAATCCGTTCGAACGGGTCCGTGATTCACGCAGCTCCGTACAGTTCATAAAATAGGCTGACAGTAACAGAGCATGCAGTACATATGCAGATTCAAAACACAGTCTGATTCACCTCCTCGTACCACGCACAGTGCGACACTGATACATCTGGGCTACCCGGCATGAGATCAGGAGGCAGACAGCCAacacaggagagggagagacaaacTGTCTTGTCTGTCTTGCACCACTGTGAGTCCCACAGAGAAACCCTGCCACCCCTTTTCTCAGAACAACCCAGCCAACTCCTCACACCAACCCACTGTAGACCACCTTACCCATACAACAACATACCAGTCCAGTGTTTCAATTTTGCTCTGAGGAGAAATGACACTTTCTATCAAACAGTGCTAAAAAATTAAGCCAGTCCAAACAATCACTCAAGCAACAAAAAAAgctacataaaaaaaattaaaaaacgaCGGCCGTTAACAGGTCAGCAGACGATCGATATGCACTAAAACACCAACGCCTCCCTCCACAACTGAGAGAGGTTTCTTTTCCCAAACCACCCCGGGCATTCATCACCTACTTCCCCTGTTGGCCAGCTGCTGCCCACCCTGCTCTCCTGCCCGGCAGCATCTCCATGGTACCCCAGCAATCAGGCCGCTGATCTcagacctccctctccccttcctgTTTGCTTTGCGGCACAGCCCAGAAGATCTGAGTAATTAAGATAAACAAGCCCACGCAGCCACCAGACGTCGGATGGGGCCCCCGGGGGCCACTGACACCCAGAAGCCGAGCACGGGTGCGAAGGCGACTGGTGCGGTTTGCTAGGGACCTGCCGGTGAGGCCTTTGGAATGTGCCGGATACTTTTGGTATCACGCTTCAGTAAATTATGTTCAGGTCTACACTACACTGTATGTGATACATGAATCCACATGTACGTTATGAGATCTGAAATAGCTACCCCGATTAACTGACAAGATCTTAGCTATTCACTAAGCTATTTTAGAAATGATGCATTAAGGAACAGTGCGTTGTGCTGCCACTAATATCCAGCAGGGGGAGCATTGTGGCTTCTTTTCTGGTCCGAAGCGCAAAAGgggtttgtttctttttcttttgttcCTTTGCTTGTTTTTGAATCATTACCTAAGCGGTGCATGTGAGAACATGTTGTacctgtgagctgtgtgtgctggagtggtAGACGCCGTTGGAGACCGTCTGGCGGTGCAGtcgggtctgtgtgaggggagacCCATCGGCGAAGGCAAGCTGCACGTGTGCTGGGGACACCGCCCGAGACTCCAGCCTGGATCCCAGCATGCAATTCTGCTCGTGCACTGTCTGAAAAACGCCACAGCGCACCAATTAGTGCAGTGTTTCTGGCCCGGAGTCACTGAACCCTGTCTGATCATTGAGGGAGCTGTCTGGGGCCTCAGGTTCTGGTTCTGCGCAGGTCTGTAGTTACTGAGAGATTCAGAGTTGATACTGAGTCGTTTGATCAGGGCTCATtacagctttgtgtgtgtgtgtgtgtgtatgtgcacgcacgtgcgtggatgtgtgtgcgcacacatttTTCTTACACCTTGAGCTCAAGGTACAATAAGCCTTTTGAACTGAATCCCTAATACAAGTGCATCTAGGAGCACAACATTTAAATCACTCGTGCGATTTAAAATGCATCATAGACACCCACCTCAGGCTCAGAAAATCAAAATCTAGAGGAGTGAGTCTGAGGGGTGTGGTGAAGCATTGTGGGTGAGCGGGGGGCGTACCTCTggctgtgcgtgcgtgtctgcaGGGGTCTGGCTGGGCAGGtacagtgaggggagtgaggagtTGTAGGCACGGAGGCACGGCGCCCTCTGTCTGTCGATGGAGGCGGAGGAATGGGGCCTCAGGCCTGGCATGACTGCCATGGGGGGTCTCATACTGCGGCCCAGGCTGTTGCTCTTACTCTCCTTCCGCTGGTACTCGATGGGCGACTGCAGAGCTGAGCAACACAGTGCAGAGCACAGCGTTCagccaatgagagagagagagagagagagagagagagagagagagttagagagagagagagagagtgagtgagtgagtgtgtgtgtgtatgtgtgtgtgtgactgtgggttTAGATAATCTTTCCAAAACATCTCTTCCATTACATATTCGACCTCTACTGTAATCTCTGAATTATTCACAAATGATGTCAGACGTCCTCAATATAATATAAACTGCAGCTTTGCTTTGCATAACTCTGATTAAATAAAAACTcatatttaatgcttaaatttttattttctgCTTTGTTGATCAGAAAGACACGAATCTCAGAAAAGGATCAAACATTCCCTTTCAATTAAACTCCCCTCCTGCTGGGAGAAGCTCTGACACACTGGGCCACATTCGACTGCTCCTGCACCTACTGCTGGTCCGGGGGCTCGAGGACCACAGACGGGTTGTACAGTGAGGGGAGGGCTTTGGATGGAGGGCGGTCcctggggcggggccaggggaggGGCGTGGTCGCAGCTCACCGTTGAGGAAGTTGCGCTGGGTCTCCAGGATCTGGCTGACGTCGCTGACCCATGACCTGCTGACGTCGGCGTTGGAGGCTTGCAGCACGAAGCGCACAGTGTTGCTATCGGCCCCGCGAGACGTCAGCGCGAAGCGTGCGGGGTGGCCGTCCACGCACGCTTCCACGCCCAGACAGCTCATCTGCCAGACACGCACAGGGAACACGTCATCTCAGAACACCAACCAGGTGGAGGGACGATGCAAGGCTCCGATATTCTCACCAATTACAAACAAGTCTACGTATGTGTGGTACGTCTACTGGGCCGAACTAAAATTCATCATCCAGGTTCGGACTGAACTCATCAAGATTCATCATCCAGAAAATTCTGGGGTGCTCGTACAAATTATGGACGTGCAATGAAAATGATTGCCAAATCCATGATGCTGTCATGATGCCTACACATGGGTGATCTCACCTTACAGACACTGATAGACAAGATATTATGCTGGTCTAATAACTCATAAGAAATATTTGTCCAGGAGGTTTAGGAAAATCCAATAAATTGTGCAAATGGAGCATAATAATGCATCTAATACATATTAATAAGCTGCTTATGAGCACTGGGGAGGAGAGTGGCTCGGTAAAATGGGCAAGTTATGAATCATGGTCAAACTGAGAGATCAGATGATATTACAGTTACTGATACTGCAGATATAAGTGGAGTTACTTCTATTCCTGCTTAATGACCTATTAATGAACAGCTGGAGGGGGAAATGGAAGTGATCTGGCCATCTGACATCATAACTAAGCAACACGTAATAGTCCTGCAGTCCTGAATGAAGCGTTATTTGACATAACGGCCTGAACATTCTAATGACCAAGATGGCATTCGGAGGGGTCTGCAGTTTGTTTGGTAAACACACTTCTCAGACAGTAGGCCCACCTTAATGCTGTTTTTAAAGATGTAACCAGGGAGGGAGAAGCCTTTCTTCCGATCTATAGGCTCACTAAAAATGACAATCTGTTCAAACAGGAAGACCCGACGCTCTTTGGGCCGGGACAGGAAGCCGCTGTCCTGTTCGCTGACGGTAAACGTGTCCTGCTGAAGCAGCTTTCCCTGGGCTGTGATCTTGCCCTgcggagagagtgagagagtggctTTAGCCACTGGGACACCCCCCGGGTCTATGGACACTACTCGGTGCTGAAGGGCGGACCAAGTTTGGCGCCATACCTCAAAGCCCTGTAGACGGCCCACATTCATCATGTCATTACAGCGCTTAGGAACAAAGCACATTACCTCCACCGCTTTCtgttccagagagagagagagagacagagagagggagggagggagacaggagagagagagagggggagagggaaggagagcaggagaaagagaggaggagagagaagaaggggggagttttgaaatatgcaaaaaaaaaggaaaaacatcTTTGTTGGGGCATTGTGTAAGACCGTATCCCAGAGAGATTTGTGCTTGAGTGTTGACACTCCAGCAGACAGAGTACACAGCGTTCTGTGAGTGAGGTCCGCTTGGCGCCACACACCAGTAAGAGGATACTTCTCACCCGGTGTTTTCTTTCCAACCTAAAATAAAACTACTGGAAAATACAACTTCAGATTCATACCTCCAACTCCACTGTGTCCATTCCAGCCTTAGTGTAGTACTTTAAGAAATCCTGTCCAGAGAGACACATAAACCAGCTATGAATACCAGCACCAGGATTCCTGTCCATATGCAGCATTTATGTTTGGCTGCGTGCGCTCATGGGGAACAGAGATGACCTATTTTTCAGAGGTCCAAGAATGTTTGATGATAAATACTTCAGGAAGGATCGTGTTGAGCTCTTAAAGGCCTTGTCCAGAAAAAGCTTTGTTGAGCTGGGCAGGCGTGTTTATATGGcggggggtggttggggggaTCTGATCTGAACGGATTCCAGCAGACATGTAGCATGTACATTCACAGACTGTACTTCCTCATTCTCTATACCCGCTGACTGTATTATTAAACTTTTTACTTGCAATGTTCTAGTTTCAATGTGTTCAAGCTGTTCTCCATAGTCAGTCGTCTGACTTTGGGTGTCTTTTAACACTATACACTGGCTGATCGCCTTCAGTCTCATTCAGAGCGACCCGACTTCTCATTTTCATATCAAAACTATCCTGTATCTAGCTCCCCTGAAGTCTTCTTCCTGTTTCTACCCCAGGGGAAGCTGTCCTTCCCGCCGCTACTGCCCAGGAGgggggtgggttggggggggggggggggtatgtttGTTGCCTCCTGCCCTCAGTTTGTTTGTCAGGGAGATAGACACCAGGGGACAGTGCCCAGCCTAGAAGAGCCAGCCCATAAAGCCAGTGgctatttgtgtgtttttgtatgtgtatgtttctgtgagtctgtgtatgagtgtgtgtgtgtaggtgtgtctgtatgggagaatgtgtgtgtgtgtgtgtgtgtgtgtgtgtatgagtgtgtgtgtgtacgtgtgtctgtatgggagaatgtgtgtgtgtgtgtgtgtgtgtgtgtgtgtgtgtgtacgtgtgtctgtatgggagaatgtgtgtgtgtgtgtgtgtgtgtgtgtgtatgagtgtgtgtgtgtacgtgtgtctgtatgggagaatgtgtgtgtgtgtgtgtgtgtgtgtgttgttactcacacacactcaccttcaACAGCAGCTGGTACTTCATGATTCTCTGCACAGGCTTAATGAGGAGGTCATTCAGCTGCAACCTGTGGCCAAGCTGCTGCTTcagttcctacacacacacaattaatatTAAATGCCATACAGTATCAATTACAGTACATTTAAACACTATCGTGTTACTACCACCATTCATGAAGGACACATGTTTGGTTGCTGACTCAGAAATCCAGTCACACACCAGCAGCATCGCACCAGCaataaatgctgtaatgatACAGCCACAAGAACATTAGTGCGTCTTAAAGCCCGTGGAGCCACATgtctccgcccccccccctgctCCTAGATGTGGTGGAAACATGTCTGTGCTGTCTGCATGAGGCAGGCGCTGCGGTTGGGCCaagaggacccccccccccccccccccccccccccccggggttCTGCTCCGAGCGGCCTACCCGCGCCTGACGGTCTGCTTTCCGAACGGCGAGGCTCACCTCAAAGTAGGTGTCGATGTATTCCGACACAATGTGCTCCGACTTTGGCTTGTTCTGGCAGTAGACCACATACATGTGAAGACGCCTCTCCTGCAGGGACCACAGGACAACCAGAACAGCAGAGGTGAGACTGGAATGGGTAGCACAGCAAGGGGGACCTGAACACTGACCTGGGTGGCACAGCAGAGGGAACCTGAACACTGACCTGGGTGGCACAGAAGGGGGAACGTGAACACTGACCTGGGTGGCACAGAAGGGGGAACGTGAACACTGACCTGGGTGGCACAGCATGGGGGACCTGAACACTGACCTGGGTGGCACAGCAGGGGGGACCTGAACACTGACCTGGGTGGCACAGCAGGGGGGACCTGAACACTGACCTGGGTGGCACAGCAGAGAGAACCTGAACACTGACCTGGGTGGCACAGAAGGGAGAACGTGAACACTGACCTGGGTGGCACAGCAGGGGGAACCTGAACACTGACCTGGGTGGCACAGCAGGGGGGACCCTGAACACTGACCTGGGTGGCACAGCAGGGGGAACCTGAACACTGCCTGGGTGGCACAGCAGAGGGAACCTGAACACTGCCTGGGTGGCACAGCAGAGGGAACCTGAACACTGACCTGGGTGACACAGCAGGGGGAAC
This window contains:
- the arhgef25a gene encoding rho guanine nucleotide exchange factor 25 isoform X5 encodes the protein MSGGSAPSSPGSRRSVSTLKKWLTNPVRKLSAGAAPVAAPVADPVAPAKGELPARRPEGKPTHAPGSRAADEHFTIIPVAEKELEWRDDLFDAPGFVQSHSQPVDSLQVSVSLGPGQNALQVEDDVSVMIDDTSSQSSMTIDSEEERRSALEKSMYVLKELIETEKMYVADLGLIVEGYMATMTNKGVPEDMKGKDKIVFGNIHQIYDWHKDYFLGELEKCVGEPERLAQLFIKHERRLHMYVVYCQNKPKSEHIVSEYIDTYFEELKQQLGHRLQLNDLLIKPVQRIMKYQLLLKDFLKYYTKAGMDTVELEKAVEVMCFVPKRCNDMMNVGRLQGFEGKITAQGKLLQQDTFTVSEQDSGFLSRPKERRVFLFEQIVIFSEPIDRKKGFSLPGYIFKNSIKMSCLGVEACVDGHPARFALTSRGADSNTVRFVLQASNADVSRSWVSDVSQILETQRNFLNALQSPIEYQRKESKSNSLGRSMRPPMAVMPGLRPHSSASIDRQRAPCLRAYNSSLPSLYLPSQTPADTHAQPETVHEQNCMLGSRLESRAVSPAHVQLAFADGSPLTQTRLHRQTVSNGVYHSSTHSSQQRSGEDAFRAWPREAGLMAPGPSSSLQHSNNLAQLDEDEL
- the arhgef25a gene encoding rho guanine nucleotide exchange factor 25 isoform X4; protein product: MKAAHHHRGCACQHLFRKVLAKCGCCYARVRDSYTAAGSEGSISTSVASLPPQMSGGSAPSSPGSRRSVSTLKKWLTNPVRKLSAGAAPVAAPVADPVAPAKGELPARRPEGKPTHAPGSRAADEHFTIIPVAEKELEWRDDLFDAPGFVQSHSQPVDSLQVSVSLGPGQNALQVEDDVSVMIDDTSSQSSMTIDSEEERRSALEKSMYVLKELIETEKMYVADLGLIVEGYMATMTNKGVPEDMKGKDKIVFGNIHQIYDWHKDYFLGELEKCVGEPERLAQLFIKHERRLHMYVVYCQNKPKSEHIVSEYIDTYFEELKQQLGHRLQLNDLLIKPVQRIMKYQLLLKDFLKYYTKAGMDTVELEKAVEVMCFVPKRCNDMMNVGRLQGFEGKITAQGKLLQQDTFTVSEQDSGFLSRPKERRVFLFEQIVIFSEPIDRKKGFSLPGYIFKNSIKMSCLGVEACVDGHPARFALTSRGADSNTVRFVLQASNADVSRSWVSDVSQILETQRNFLNALQSPIEYQRKESKSNSLGRSMRPPMAVMPGLRPHSSASIDRQRAPCLRAYNSSLPSLYLPSQTPADTHAQPETVHEQNCMLGSRLESRAVSPAHVQLAFADGSPLTQTRLHRQTVSNGVYHSSTHSSQQRSGEDAFRAWPREAGLMAPGPSSSLQHSNNLAQLDEDEL
- the arhgef25a gene encoding rho guanine nucleotide exchange factor 25 isoform X3, which produces MIRRLIAAGLGTTFDLSDLSISVCRPFIDEKKITDSYTAAGSEGSISTSVASLPPQMSGGSAPSSPGSRRSVSTLKKWLTNPVRKLSAGAAPVAAPVADPVAPAKGELPARRPEGKPTHAPGSRAADEHFTIIPVAEKELEWRDDLFDAPGFVQSHSQPVDSLQVSVSLGPGQNALQVEDDVSVMIDDTSSQSSMTIDSEEERRSALEKSMYVLKELIETEKMYVADLGLIVEGYMATMTNKGVPEDMKGKDKIVFGNIHQIYDWHKDYFLGELEKCVGEPERLAQLFIKHERRLHMYVVYCQNKPKSEHIVSEYIDTYFEELKQQLGHRLQLNDLLIKPVQRIMKYQLLLKDFLKYYTKAGMDTVELEKAVEVMCFVPKRCNDMMNVGRLQGFEGKITAQGKLLQQDTFTVSEQDSGFLSRPKERRVFLFEQIVIFSEPIDRKKGFSLPGYIFKNSIKMSCLGVEACVDGHPARFALTSRGADSNTVRFVLQASNADVSRSWVSDVSQILETQRNFLNALQSPIEYQRKESKSNSLGRSMRPPMAVMPGLRPHSSASIDRQRAPCLRAYNSSLPSLYLPSQTPADTHAQPETVHEQNCMLGSRLESRAVSPAHVQLAFADGSPLTQTRLHRQTVSNGVYHSSTHSSQQRSGEDAFRAWPREAGLMAPGPSSSLQHSNNLAQLDEDEL